From the genome of Haloterrigena sp. KLK7, one region includes:
- a CDS encoding DUF6276 family protein — protein MACTACSSPTVVFSIPEEYREHAPGESPAGTLCTRCLNVDPEGAGPLEEPDFTRVSDAYPTDPDAAVPFALAVDLCSSLATNRAAIEDLLEAVERAGTDPLLVLDRLLDDPDVEPYIDLERRRHQLEQLLY, from the coding sequence ATGGCCTGTACGGCATGTAGCTCACCGACGGTCGTCTTTTCGATTCCCGAGGAGTACCGCGAGCACGCGCCGGGTGAGTCGCCGGCCGGGACGCTCTGTACCCGCTGTTTGAACGTCGATCCCGAAGGCGCCGGCCCCCTCGAGGAACCGGACTTCACGCGGGTCAGCGACGCGTACCCCACCGACCCCGACGCCGCGGTCCCGTTCGCGCTCGCCGTGGACCTGTGTTCGTCGCTCGCGACGAACCGAGCCGCGATCGAGGACCTCCTCGAGGCCGTCGAACGCGCGGGAACCGATCCCCTGCTCGTACTCGATCGACTGCTCGACGATCCCGACGTCGAGCCGTACATCGACCTCGAGCGGCGGCGACACCAGCTCGAGCAACTGTTGTACTGA
- a CDS encoding V-type ATP synthase subunit D, with the protein MAKDVKPTRKNLMEIEDRIELSERGHGTLEKKRDGLIMEFMDILDKAQDVRGDLAQDYEDAQKKINMARAMEGDVAVRGAAAALQEHPEITTESKNIMGVVVPQIESSRVSKSLDQRGYGIMGTSARIDEAAEAYEDLLESIILAAEVETAMKKMLREIETTKRRVNALEFKLLPDLYEGQEYIEQKLEEQEREETFRLKKIKEKKEQAEKEEREAEEEAEDEVAPEDEGGDTAEPDMEQSTAGGVPGGD; encoded by the coding sequence ATGGCCAAGGACGTCAAGCCCACCCGCAAGAACCTGATGGAGATCGAGGATCGGATCGAACTCTCCGAGCGGGGACACGGGACGCTCGAGAAGAAACGGGACGGGCTGATCATGGAGTTCATGGACATCCTGGACAAGGCCCAGGACGTCCGCGGGGACCTCGCACAGGACTACGAGGACGCCCAGAAGAAGATCAACATGGCCCGAGCCATGGAGGGCGACGTCGCCGTCCGCGGGGCCGCCGCCGCGCTCCAGGAACACCCCGAGATCACCACCGAATCGAAGAACATCATGGGCGTGGTCGTGCCCCAGATCGAGTCCTCGCGCGTCTCGAAGAGCTTAGATCAGCGCGGCTACGGGATCATGGGGACCTCCGCGCGCATCGACGAGGCCGCCGAGGCCTACGAGGACCTGCTGGAGAGCATCATCCTCGCCGCCGAGGTCGAGACGGCGATGAAGAAGATGCTCCGGGAGATCGAGACCACCAAGCGCCGCGTCAACGCCCTCGAGTTCAAACTCCTGCCCGACCTCTACGAAGGCCAGGAGTACATCGAGCAGAAACTCGAGGAGCAGGAACGCGAGGAGACCTTCCGCCTGAAGAAGATCAAGGAGAAGAAAGAGCAGGCCGAGAAGGAAGAGCGAGAGGCCGAGGAAGAAGCAGAAGACGAAGTGGCTCCCGAGGACGAGGGCGGAGACACGGCCGAACCCGACATGGAGCAGTCGACCGCGGGCGGCGTTCCGGGCGGCGACTGA
- a CDS encoding zinc ribbon domain-containing protein has protein sequence MKGDDRGCPKCDHTETEIDEIATSGTGLSKLFDIQNRQFMVVSCTDCGYSELYRGQTSGNMVDLFLG, from the coding sequence ATGAAAGGCGACGACCGCGGCTGTCCCAAGTGCGACCACACCGAGACGGAGATCGACGAGATCGCGACCAGCGGGACGGGACTGTCGAAGCTCTTCGACATACAGAATCGGCAGTTTATGGTCGTGAGCTGTACGGACTGTGGCTACTCGGAACTCTACCGCGGCCAGACGTCGGGGAACATGGTCGATCTCTTCCTCGGGTGA
- a CDS encoding long-chain-fatty-acid--CoA ligase, with protein MHKPLLVTDFLDRARTHYGDEEAVVATTGERYTYDELGERADRFSAALQERGIEKGDRVAVLDPNTHYHLEAAYGSMQLGAVHTPLNYRLTPEDFSYMLEDAEVDAIYADYDFADKIEPIRDEVPTETFITNDADAVEGEWEEFDDVLEDAGTEYDRPEMDEDEIITMNYTSGTTGDPKGVCRTHRSETLHAYLVTAHQELRDDDVYLWTLPMFHVNGWGHIYAVTGIGAKHVCTRGVDAGDIFEAVQTEDISYMCGAPTVLNLLIDYYEEHDPETTGANDVRIATAGSAPPEATIRTVEDEFGWYLKHVYGATETGPLITTSDARRTFDDDDSDRFAIKKRQGLGYLGTEIRVVDEDGNDVPRDDASIGEIVVRGNQVMEKYWNKPEETEEAFNDRVEGYYHTGDLAVVDEHGMISIQDRKKDIIISGGENISSIELEDTLFDHPEVSDVAVIPAPSEEWGETPKAFVVPGNGDPDDPSVTRDELVDYTRDNLAGYKVVREVEFVEELPTTATGKIQKYELRQEEWEDEDRMVGQG; from the coding sequence ATGCACAAGCCACTGCTCGTGACGGACTTCCTCGATCGGGCGCGCACGCACTACGGAGACGAGGAGGCGGTCGTCGCGACCACGGGGGAACGGTACACCTACGACGAACTCGGGGAGCGCGCCGACCGGTTCTCGGCGGCGCTGCAGGAGCGGGGCATCGAGAAGGGTGACCGCGTCGCGGTGCTGGACCCGAACACGCACTACCACCTCGAGGCGGCCTACGGGAGCATGCAACTCGGCGCGGTGCACACGCCGCTGAACTATCGGCTGACGCCCGAGGACTTCTCGTACATGCTCGAGGACGCGGAGGTCGACGCCATCTACGCCGACTACGACTTCGCGGACAAGATCGAGCCGATCCGCGACGAGGTGCCGACGGAGACGTTCATCACGAACGACGCCGACGCCGTCGAGGGGGAGTGGGAGGAGTTCGACGACGTGCTCGAGGACGCGGGCACCGAGTACGACCGCCCCGAGATGGACGAGGACGAGATCATCACGATGAACTACACCTCGGGGACGACGGGCGATCCGAAGGGAGTCTGCCGAACGCACCGCTCGGAGACGCTCCACGCCTATCTGGTCACGGCCCACCAGGAGCTGCGGGACGACGACGTCTATCTCTGGACGCTACCGATGTTCCACGTCAACGGCTGGGGCCACATCTACGCCGTGACGGGGATCGGCGCGAAACACGTCTGCACCCGCGGCGTCGACGCCGGGGACATCTTCGAGGCGGTGCAGACGGAGGACATTTCGTACATGTGCGGTGCGCCGACGGTGCTGAACCTGCTGATCGACTACTACGAGGAACACGATCCGGAGACGACCGGAGCCAACGACGTTCGCATCGCAACTGCGGGGTCGGCCCCGCCGGAAGCGACGATTCGGACCGTCGAGGACGAGTTCGGTTGGTACCTCAAACACGTCTACGGCGCGACCGAGACGGGACCGCTGATCACCACTTCCGACGCGCGGCGCACGTTCGACGACGACGATTCGGACCGGTTCGCGATCAAGAAGCGCCAGGGACTGGGCTATCTGGGCACCGAGATCCGCGTCGTCGACGAGGACGGGAACGACGTCCCGCGCGACGACGCCTCGATCGGCGAGATCGTCGTCCGCGGCAACCAGGTCATGGAGAAGTACTGGAACAAGCCCGAGGAGACCGAGGAGGCGTTCAACGACCGCGTCGAGGGCTACTACCACACCGGCGACCTCGCCGTCGTCGACGAGCACGGGATGATCTCGATCCAGGACCGCAAGAAGGACATCATCATCTCGGGGGGCGAAAACATCTCGAGCATCGAACTCGAGGACACGCTGTTCGACCACCCCGAGGTCTCGGACGTGGCCGTCATTCCGGCCCCCAGCGAGGAGTGGGGTGAGACGCCGAAGGCCTTCGTCGTGCCGGGCAACGGCGATCCGGACGATCCGAGCGTGACCCGCGACGAACTCGTCGACTACACGCGCGACAATCTCGCGGGCTACAAGGTGGTCCGCGAGGTCGAGTTCGTCGAGGAACTGCCGACGACGGCGACCGGCAAGATCCAGAAGTACGAACTCCGCCAGGAGGAGTGGGAGGACGAGGATCGGATGGTCGGGCAGGGATAA
- a CDS encoding ATP synthase subunit B: MKEYQTITEISGPLVFAEVDEPVGYDEIVEIETEDGRTLRGQVLESSEGLVSIQVFEGTGGIDRNASVRFLGETMKMPVTEDLLGRVLDGSGNPIDGGPEIVPDERHDIVGKAINPYSREYPEEFIQTGVSAIDGMNTLVRGQKLPIFSASGLPHNELALQIARQATVPEEDEGGDGDGSEFAVVFGAMGITAEEANEFMDDFERTGALERSVVFMNLADDPAVERQVTPRLALTTAEYLAFEKDYHVLVILTDMTNYCEALREIGAAREEVPGRRGYPGYMYTDLAQLYERAGRIEGKEGSVTQIPILTMPGDDETHPIPDLTGYITEGQIMMDRDLNSQGIEPPVNVLPSLSRLMDDGIGEGLTRADHGDVSDQMYAAYAEGEDLRDLVNIVGREALSERDNKYLDFADRFEEEFVQQGYDTNRSIDETLELGWDLLSMLPKAELNRIDEELIEEHYREEEPEAVQAD; encoded by the coding sequence ATGAAAGAGTACCAGACAATCACGGAAATCAGCGGTCCGCTGGTGTTCGCCGAGGTCGACGAACCGGTCGGTTACGACGAGATCGTCGAGATCGAGACCGAGGACGGGCGGACGCTGCGCGGCCAGGTGCTGGAATCGAGCGAAGGGCTCGTCTCGATCCAGGTGTTCGAAGGGACGGGCGGGATCGACCGCAACGCCTCCGTTCGCTTCTTGGGCGAGACGATGAAGATGCCCGTCACCGAGGATCTGCTCGGGCGGGTGCTCGACGGCTCCGGGAACCCGATCGACGGCGGCCCGGAGATCGTCCCCGACGAACGACACGACATCGTCGGCAAAGCGATCAACCCCTACTCCCGGGAGTATCCCGAGGAGTTCATCCAGACCGGCGTCTCAGCCATCGACGGCATGAACACGCTGGTCCGCGGCCAGAAGCTGCCGATCTTCTCCGCGTCGGGGCTGCCCCACAACGAACTCGCGCTCCAGATCGCGCGACAGGCCACCGTGCCCGAGGAGGACGAGGGCGGCGACGGTGACGGCTCCGAGTTCGCCGTCGTCTTCGGTGCGATGGGGATCACCGCCGAAGAGGCCAACGAGTTCATGGACGACTTCGAGCGCACGGGCGCGCTCGAGCGCTCGGTCGTCTTCATGAACCTCGCGGACGACCCCGCAGTCGAGCGGCAGGTCACGCCGCGACTCGCCCTGACCACGGCCGAGTACCTGGCCTTCGAGAAGGACTACCACGTGCTGGTCATCCTGACGGACATGACCAACTACTGTGAGGCGCTGCGCGAAATCGGCGCCGCACGCGAGGAGGTCCCGGGCCGACGTGGCTACCCCGGCTACATGTACACCGACCTGGCGCAGCTCTACGAGCGCGCCGGTCGTATCGAGGGCAAGGAAGGGTCGGTCACCCAGATTCCGATCCTGACGATGCCCGGCGACGACGAGACCCACCCGATTCCGGACCTGACCGGCTACATCACCGAGGGCCAGATCATGATGGATCGGGACCTCAACAGTCAGGGGATCGAGCCGCCGGTTAACGTCCTGCCCAGCCTCTCGCGGCTGATGGACGACGGGATCGGCGAGGGCCTGACCCGCGCGGACCACGGCGACGTCTCCGACCAGATGTACGCCGCCTACGCGGAGGGTGAGGACCTGCGCGACCTCGTGAACATCGTCGGTCGCGAAGCCCTCTCCGAGCGCGACAACAAGTACCTCGACTTCGCCGACCGCTTCGAGGAGGAGTTCGTCCAGCAGGGGTACGACACCAACCGCTCGATCGACGAGACCCTCGAGCTCGGCTGGGACCTGCTCTCGATGCTCCCGAAGGCGGAGCTCAACCGGATCGACGAGGAGCTCATCGAGGAGCACTACCGCGAAGAGGAGCCGGAAGCCGTTCAGGCCGACTGA
- a CDS encoding ATP synthase subunit A, translating into MSQAEDIESVDEDGVIESVSGPVVTATDLDARMNDVVYVGDEGLMGEVIEIEGNLTTIQVYEETSGVGPGEPVQNTGEPLSVDLGPGMLDSIYDGVQRPLDVLEGKMGTAFLDRGVDAPGIDLEKQWEFTPEVEPGDEVEPGDVVGVVEETVTIDHKVMVPPDYEGGEVTTVGDGEFTVEETVVELDNGEEIQMHQEWPVREARPAGDKETPTEPLVTGQRVQDGLFPLAKGGTAAIPGPFGSGKTVTQQQLAKWSDADIVVYIGCGERGNEMTEVIEDFPELPDPQTGNPLMARTCLIANTSNMPVAARESCIYTGITIAEYYRDMGYDVALMADSTSRWAEAMREISSRLEEMPGEEGYPAYLAASLSEFYERAGKFQLMNGDEGSISVVGAVSPPGGDFSEPVTQNTLRIVKTFWALDADLAERRHFPSINWNESYSLYKDQLDPWWESNVASDWSDIRQWAVDVLDEEDELQEIVQLVGKDALPEDQQLTLEVARFLREAWLQQNALHDVDTYCEPEKTYRMLEAIKTFNDEAFEALEAGVPVEEITDVDATPRLNRMGTAEEWESFIEEIENDLQEQLRALY; encoded by the coding sequence CCTGACCACGATTCAGGTCTACGAGGAAACCTCCGGCGTCGGCCCGGGCGAACCCGTCCAGAACACGGGCGAGCCCCTGAGCGTCGACCTCGGACCCGGCATGCTGGACTCCATCTACGACGGCGTCCAGCGCCCGCTCGACGTCCTCGAGGGGAAGATGGGGACGGCGTTCCTCGACCGCGGGGTCGACGCCCCGGGGATCGACCTCGAGAAGCAGTGGGAGTTCACTCCCGAGGTCGAGCCCGGTGACGAGGTCGAACCCGGCGACGTCGTCGGCGTCGTCGAGGAGACCGTCACCATCGACCACAAGGTCATGGTGCCGCCGGACTACGAGGGCGGCGAGGTCACCACCGTCGGTGACGGCGAGTTCACGGTCGAGGAGACCGTCGTCGAACTCGACAACGGCGAGGAGATCCAGATGCACCAGGAGTGGCCGGTCCGCGAAGCCCGGCCCGCCGGTGACAAGGAGACGCCGACCGAACCGCTGGTGACGGGCCAGCGCGTGCAGGACGGCCTGTTCCCGCTCGCGAAGGGCGGGACGGCGGCGATTCCCGGACCCTTCGGCTCCGGGAAGACCGTCACCCAGCAGCAACTCGCCAAGTGGTCCGACGCGGACATCGTCGTCTACATCGGCTGTGGCGAACGCGGCAACGAGATGACCGAGGTCATCGAGGACTTCCCGGAACTGCCCGACCCGCAGACCGGGAACCCGCTGATGGCCCGAACCTGCCTCATCGCCAACACGTCGAACATGCCCGTCGCGGCCCGCGAGTCGTGTATCTACACGGGCATCACGATCGCGGAGTACTACCGCGACATGGGCTACGACGTCGCGCTGATGGCCGACTCCACCTCCCGGTGGGCAGAGGCCATGCGCGAGATTTCGAGCCGACTCGAGGAGATGCCCGGCGAGGAGGGGTACCCCGCGTACCTCGCCGCGTCGCTCTCGGAGTTCTACGAGCGCGCCGGCAAGTTCCAGCTGATGAACGGTGACGAGGGATCGATCTCGGTCGTCGGCGCGGTTTCGCCGCCCGGCGGCGACTTCTCCGAGCCGGTTACCCAGAACACGCTGCGTATCGTCAAGACGTTCTGGGCGCTGGACGCCGACCTCGCGGAGCGTCGACACTTCCCCTCGATTAACTGGAACGAGTCCTACTCGCTGTACAAGGACCAGCTGGACCCGTGGTGGGAGAGCAACGTCGCGAGCGACTGGTCGGACATCCGCCAGTGGGCGGTCGACGTGCTCGACGAAGAGGACGAACTCCAGGAGATCGTTCAGCTCGTCGGCAAGGACGCGCTGCCGGAGGACCAGCAGCTGACCCTCGAGGTCGCGCGCTTCCTGCGTGAGGCGTGGCTCCAGCAGAACGCGCTCCACGACGTCGACACCTACTGCGAACCCGAGAAGACCTACCGGATGCTCGAGGCCATCAAGACGTTCAACGACGAGGCCTTCGAGGCGCTGGAGGCCGGCGTTCCGGTCGAGGAGATCACGGACGTCGACGCCACCCCGCGGCTCAACCGGATGGGCACCGCCGAGGAGTGGGAGTCGTTCATCGAGGAAATCGAGAACGACCTCCAGGAACAACTGCGAGCACTGTACTAA